A stretch of Dysidea avara chromosome 5, odDysAvar1.4, whole genome shotgun sequence DNA encodes these proteins:
- the LOC136255796 gene encoding uncharacterized protein — MFKVVVVLSGVLFAVVGGILDSKPVSYDPNIECDLAELIWGYAKKLLPAQGDFKSVYDAVNLGSCHKNADHIFNNLKKRSPVDNEVFVDPVNGSDSNPGTESKPVKTIEKALSLLRTVPKGQAKTMYLKSAYFYLASTIELGPEDSGLSILPWDSSTVLKKDGVKRKRSSVLGAENEVFVDPEHGSDSNPGAQSHPVKTIDKALSILRASPMGQTKAMYLKGATYYLESTLELGPEDSGLTILPWGGDEVILSGGRLYKLAWTEYKNEMKPIERGLDGIADLQLELGASRKEALFYGKVLSVEECSTACVRNTQCNGFTYYDASSHTYPMMCYLRMDGQWNPIRDVSGSSFSSQKIHIVVADLSDQSPNNFTSLFINNRRAMRARYPDGNPETSGLHTNPTGYVPAAENWLPPATKEPGEEILIANPNRTESYFPFFQIGVGGSVSSFNPPQSYWGTANPRGGGGFTYRVPTGLQFSSNLSIADRTWSNPSTGVMHVFHCQHWGGWQFKLDARNDSLNHTLKWSYGGFQEARGCDAGHEWYIENIFEELDSPGEWFLDYDTHKLYFSPNGTLPTEVVGTNLEVILSIKGNQIFPVKNIAINEITFAHSATTFLSDYEVPSGGDWTVHRGAAVVVETAENVTISKCLFYSPGGNGLLLNNYVRGAVIEGNEFVWVGDNAIVAVGSTQLIDGTDGNQPRGTKVIGNLVHEVGVFGKQVCAYVQSLACETELIGNVFFNGPRAGINFNDGFGGGNLLKNNLLFNFVRETLDHGAFNSWDRQPYVTTVNDDKTPSLHPAESFLTQNLVVGNYRALWPIDHDDGSCFYTDKNNVIAYGGAKNYLGHSKTSSNNLYIYPDVERNGFETLNPSCASSFSTSRDLLKPSGWDEVWSNNVCVIGIPNLFQFSGCSLTDNAGLVPMSSNNIFYAPNATAYILCEGKELSLEEYQKMGYEVDSVVKDLPSNEEIMKWARQMLEF; from the exons ATGTTTAAAGTCGTCGTTGTCTTGTCAGGCGTTCTCTTTGCAGTAGTTGGTGGCATATTAGACTCTAAGCCAGTGTCATATGATCCTAACATTGAATGTGACCTTGCTGAGCTGATATGGGGGTATGCGAAGAAACTCCTTCCAGCTCAAGGAGATTTCAAATCAGTGTATGATGCTGTTAACTTGGGGAGTTGTCATAAGAACGCAGACCACATCTTCAATAACTTGAAGAAAAG ATCACCAGTAGATAATGAAGTATTTGTAGATCCTGTAAATGGTAGTGACTCCAATCCTGGAACAGAGTCTAAGCCTGTGAAAACCATAGAGAAAGCTCTATCATTACTACGGACTGTGCCAAAGGGGCAAGCAAAGACAATGTATTTGAAGAGTGCTTATTTCTATCTGGCATCCACCATTGAGCTTGGTCCTGAAGATAGTGGATTATCAATATTACCTTGGGATAGCAGTACTGTGCTTAAAAAAGATGGAGTTAAGAGAAAACG CTCTTCTGTGCTGGGAGCAGAAAATGAAGTATTTGTTGATCCTGAACATGGTAGTGACTCCAATCCAGGTGCTCAGTCTCATCCTGTGAAGACCATAGACAAGGCATTATCTATACTGAGGGCGTCACCAATGGGACAGACAAAAGCCATGTATTTGAAAGGTGCTACTTACTATCTGGAATCCACCCTAGAACTTGGTCCAGAAGATAGTGGATTGACGATATTACCATGGGGTGGGGATGAGGTGATCTTGTCTGGTGGTAGACTATATAAACTTGCATGGACAGAATATAAGAATGAGATGAAACCAATAGAACGAGGATTAGATGGTATAGCTGATCTACAATTAGAACTAGGAGCTAGTAGAAAAGAGGCATTATTTTATGGTAAAGTGTTAAGTGTAGAGGAGTGCTCTACAGCTTGTGTACGTAATACACAATGTAATGGGTTTACATATTATGATGCTTCATCACACACTTACCCAATGATGTGTTACTTGAGAATGGATGGTCAATGGAATCCAATCAGAGATGTTAGTGGGTCAAGTTTCAGTTCCCAGAAGATACACATTGTAGTTGCAGATTTATCAGATCAGTCACCAAATAATTTCACTTCATTGTTTATCAACAATCGTCGTGCAATGAGAGCTAGATACCCAGATGGTAACCCAGAAACTAGTGGATTACATACTAATCCTACTGGGTATGTTCCAGCTGCTGAAAATTGGTTACCACCAGCTACCAAGGAACCTGGAGAAGAGATATTAATAGCAAATCCCAACAGAACTGAAAGTTATTTTCCTTTCTTTCAAATTGGTGTAGGTGGCTCAGTCTCTTCGTTTAATCCACCGCAATCTTACTGGGGTACAGCTAATCCTAGAGGAGGTGGTGGCTTTACTTATCGTGTTCCTACTGGACTGCAGTTTTCTAGTAATCTGAGTATAGCTGATAGGACTTGGAGTAATCCTTCAACTGGAGTAATGCATGTTTTTCATTGTCAACACTGGGGTGGGTGGCAGTTCAAATTGGATGCACGTAATGATAGCCTTAACCATACATTAAAGTGGTCATACGGAGGATTTCAAGAGGCCAGAGGTTGTGATGCTGGACATGAGTGGTACATAGAAAATATTTTTGAAGAACTAGACTCTCCAGGAGAGTGGTTCCTTGATTAtgacacacataaactttactTCAGTCCTAATGGTACTCTTCCAACTGAAGTTGTAGGGACTAATTTAGAAGTGATACTATCCATTAAAGGAAATCAAATTTTTCCAGTGAAGAACATAGCAATTAATGAAATCACATTTGCTCACAGTGCTACCACTTTTCTATCAGATTATGAAGTTCCCAGTGGAGGAGACTGGACTGTACACAGGGGAGCAGCTGTGGTAGTTGAAACTGCAGAAAATGTCACCATTTCAAAATGTCTTTTCTATTCTCCTGGAGGAAATGGATTATTACTGAATAACTATGTACGAGGTGCAGTGATTGAAGGTAATGAATTTGTGTGGGTGGGAGATAATGCAATAGTTGCTGTGGGCAGTACACAGTTAATAGATGGAACTGATGGTAACCAACCAAGAGGTACTAAAGTGATAGGAAATCTTGTCCATGAGGTGGGAGTGTTTGGTAAACAAGTTTGTGCATATGTTCAGTCTCTAGCTTGTGAGACAGAACTGATAGGAAATGTGTTCTTCAATGGACCAAGAGCTGGTATTAACTTTAATGATGGTTTTGGAGGTGGAAATCTTTTGAAAAACAACCTTTTGTTTAACTTTGTTCGAGAGACACTTGATCATGGTGCATTTAATAGCTGGGATCGACAACCATATGTCACTACTGTTAATGATGATAAGACACCTTCTTTACATCCTGCCGAAAGTTTTTTGACACAAAATTTGGTGGTTGGAAATTACCGTGCACTTTGGCCAATAGATCATGATGATGGTTCCTGCTTTTACACAGACAAGAATAATGTAATTGCGTATGGTGGTGCTAAAAATTATTTGGGCCATTCCAAAACTTCTAGTAACAACTTGTATATCTATCCAGATGTTGAAAGAAATGGTTTTGAAACATTGAATCCTTCTTGTGCTAGCAGTTTTAGTACATCTAGGGATTTACTTAAGCCGTCAGGTTGGGATGAAGTATGGAGTAACAATGTTTGTGTTATTGGTATTCCTAATTTGTTTCAATTTTCAGGATGTTCTCTTACTGACAATGCTGGCCTAGTTCCCATGTCATcaaataatatattttatgcaCCTAATGCAACTGCATATATTTTATGTGAAGGAAAAGAGCTTTCGTTAGAGGAATACCAAAAGATGGGCTATGAAGTGGATAGCGTTGTAAAGGATCTTCCTAGTAATGAGGAAATAATGAAATGGGCTAGGCAAATGCTTGAATTTTAA